The Treponema phagedenis DNA segment ATAAAAATAATGCTTAAGTTTAAGGTGTGTCATCATATCAGTTGTAGAGCGTTCAAGCAACAGCGCATTGTTTATTGCAATAGCGGCAAGGGATGCAATACTCATAATAAATTCTTTTTCATACGGGGTGTAATCTTCTCCGGCATTGATTTGTTCTCCGAGAAGTAAAAAACCAACTAAACGATTTTTTGCTTTAAAAGGAATAAAAAGCGATGGATGCAGCGCAAGAAGCGTTTCCAAAATCTCATCGTGGGGGACAAGCTGTTTCAGCTGAGCCGGTGTAAGACAATAGTTTTCTTCGTCTAGGAGTTCTAAAATAGCGTGATTTTTTTCAATTGAATATGTTCTGTCGGGATCTGTTTCAAACCCGTAATAATTTCTATTTAAAATAAAACCGTCGGAATCAAAAGTTTTTTTTGTAAAAAGAGCTGCTCCAAGCGTTTTCATTTGTGCCATTGAAGTATATAAAATTGCTTCAACCAGACGATCAAATTCCATCATGGAATTTAAACTTTTGGAAATTTCCAACAGCTGTTTTAAATCATAAATCTGCTTTTCTTGCGGAACCTTTTCAAAACTTAAATCCTCTGGTTCAAATTTTTCGTTATACTGCATGAGTTTGTTT contains these protein-coding regions:
- the dgcA gene encoding diguanylate cyclase DgcA → MDEKMNEQNKLMQYNEKFEPEDLSFEKVPQEKQIYDLKQLLEISKSLNSMMEFDRLVEAILYTSMAQMKTLGAALFTKKTFDSDGFILNRNYYGFETDPDRTYSIEKNHAILELLDEENYCLTPAQLKQLVPHDEILETLLALHPSLFIPFKAKNRLVGFLLLGEQINAGEDYTPYEKEFIMSIASLAAIAINNALLLERSTTDMMTHLKLKHYFYTVLNEKADTLPDDTPLSILMLDIDFFKKINDTYGHACGDLVLQQVAKIIQSCTRTGDMAARYGGEEFIVMLYNTNSKEAQKIAERIRTLIQDLSIQYNEFEVRVTISIGVATFLQKMESLKNLLERADIALYQSKENGRNRVSISAENLP